The Nitrosomonas communis genome has a segment encoding these proteins:
- a CDS encoding DUF3987 domain-containing protein, with translation MIKVINQFTEAMCAAGLNPIRGIVPDGKLHRFASQDDKSGKRSGWYVLHLDDIPAGAFGSWKTGEHHTWCIKSSNELSPAEQEANRQRLAEIKKQREAEEAALHETTRKKANALWSRAGNANSKHAYLALKKVKPIGIKQLRSALIIPLCDAEGTLHSLQFILPDGSKRFMTGGRKRAYFATLGESLDTICICEGWATGASIHQATGYTVTIAFDAGNLLPVAQALRKKYPKARLVICADDDYRTEGNPGVTQAREATRAVGGLLAIPYFGENRQEKATDFNDLHQYSGLDAVRQSISSAIDLARDNKCTQVRNNATDAILTRPQPSDEWPPLILPGTIKLPTIQANILPAWAGEMAQALAANLQVSESAVILPALSSIATAVQRRFEVAPHGDQSYSEPLNIWTLTIAPSGSRKTPVLNALTDPLKRWEKLTGDRMRRQIADVEATRSVIEKRIEKLKTKAGATDDEQERNKIRDEIRSEIEAMPDELKSPRLMTGDITPEQLQVMLVEQHERMALISDEAGIFQILSGQYSGGIAILDVFLQAYSGSSVRIDRRTRQAFMEKPALTFCLMLQPGILQNAANDKRFHDSGLLARFLFTIPQNTVGRRDVRNLTPIPDDIKRAWHDELLNLLVDAEKFAPAPRILAFTHKARELWLDFAQQVEDELGENGKLQHIAEWGAKLAGNCARIAGLMQLIKTGRNSNCVDDDAVGRAVTLCELLIEHTKTAFQLLGADQIEADALHVMKWIQASRLIEFNRSQAQKALEGRFRTVDKLKVAAERLSEWNVLSPEMKRINKGSKKPSFYYQVNPQIFDNSINSL, from the coding sequence ATGATCAAGGTTATCAATCAATTCACTGAAGCCATGTGTGCCGCTGGATTGAACCCCATTCGTGGGATTGTACCTGATGGCAAACTACACCGCTTTGCTAGTCAGGATGATAAATCTGGTAAGCGGTCCGGCTGGTATGTTCTGCATCTTGATGACATACCAGCGGGAGCATTTGGTAGCTGGAAGACAGGAGAACACCATACTTGGTGTATCAAATCATCAAACGAGCTATCCCCGGCTGAACAAGAAGCAAACCGCCAGCGATTAGCAGAAATAAAAAAGCAGCGGGAAGCAGAAGAAGCTGCATTGCACGAAACTACACGTAAAAAGGCTAATGCTTTGTGGAGTCGAGCTGGGAATGCTAATAGCAAGCACGCTTATTTAGCTTTAAAGAAAGTTAAACCAATAGGTATTAAGCAACTACGCAGTGCATTGATAATTCCGCTTTGCGATGCTGAGGGTACTTTGCACAGCCTTCAATTCATCTTGCCTGATGGTTCCAAGCGATTCATGACAGGTGGCAGGAAGCGTGCATACTTTGCGACGCTGGGAGAATCGCTAGATACGATTTGCATTTGTGAAGGCTGGGCGACGGGTGCAAGCATTCACCAGGCAACAGGTTACACTGTAACGATTGCTTTTGATGCGGGCAACCTTCTACCTGTAGCGCAAGCTTTACGCAAGAAATACCCTAAAGCAAGGCTGGTGATTTGCGCGGATGATGATTATCGAACGGAAGGAAATCCAGGAGTAACCCAAGCCCGCGAGGCCACGCGGGCAGTGGGTGGTTTACTTGCTATTCCTTATTTTGGTGAGAACCGCCAAGAGAAAGCAACAGACTTTAACGACCTTCATCAGTATAGCGGACTAGACGCGGTACGGCAATCTATCTCGAGCGCGATTGATTTGGCAAGGGATAATAAGTGTACCCAGGTCAGGAATAACGCAACTGACGCGATTCTGACAAGACCACAGCCTTCTGATGAATGGCCGCCCCTGATTCTGCCTGGCACGATTAAATTACCTACTATTCAAGCGAATATTTTGCCTGCATGGGCGGGTGAAATGGCGCAGGCGCTTGCTGCTAACTTACAGGTTAGTGAGAGTGCTGTGATCTTACCTGCCCTATCCTCAATTGCAACCGCGGTTCAGCGTCGCTTTGAAGTTGCGCCGCATGGTGATCAATCTTATTCTGAGCCGCTAAATATATGGACATTAACCATTGCACCCAGTGGAAGCAGGAAAACGCCTGTTCTGAATGCTTTAACCGATCCCCTTAAGCGCTGGGAAAAACTGACAGGTGATCGTATGCGTAGACAGATTGCAGATGTCGAAGCGACACGTAGTGTGATCGAGAAACGGATCGAGAAACTCAAGACAAAGGCGGGGGCAACTGACGATGAGCAGGAACGAAACAAGATTCGTGATGAAATCCGTTCAGAAATTGAGGCCATGCCTGATGAGTTAAAATCGCCAAGGCTAATGACTGGCGATATTACACCCGAGCAATTACAAGTTATGCTTGTTGAGCAACATGAGCGCATGGCGCTTATTTCTGATGAAGCCGGGATATTCCAGATTCTAAGCGGACAATACTCAGGTGGTATTGCGATTCTGGATGTATTCCTTCAAGCATATTCGGGATCGTCAGTGCGAATTGATCGCCGAACAAGACAAGCATTTATGGAAAAGCCTGCACTGACCTTTTGCCTGATGCTACAGCCTGGCATTTTACAGAATGCAGCAAATGACAAGCGGTTTCATGATTCCGGCTTATTGGCGCGGTTCTTATTTACGATTCCACAAAATACGGTAGGTCGTCGTGATGTTAGAAATCTTACCCCTATTCCCGATGATATTAAGCGAGCGTGGCATGATGAATTGCTTAATTTATTGGTCGATGCAGAAAAATTTGCACCAGCACCCAGAATACTTGCTTTTACTCATAAAGCGCGTGAGCTTTGGTTAGATTTCGCCCAGCAAGTTGAAGACGAATTGGGAGAAAATGGCAAACTCCAGCACATTGCTGAATGGGGAGCAAAGCTAGCCGGTAACTGTGCGCGGATTGCTGGCTTAATGCAATTGATTAAGACAGGGAGAAATTCCAATTGCGTTGATGATGACGCAGTAGGCCGTGCGGTTACACTATGCGAGCTTCTGATTGAGCACACAAAGACAGCTTTCCAGTTACTTGGGGCGGATCAAATAGAAGCAGATGCACTCCACGTGATGAAATGGATACAAGCAAGCAGGCTTATTGAATTTAACCGCAGCCAGGCACAAAAAGCACTGGAAGGAAGATTCAGAACAGTCGATAAACTCAAGGTTGCTGCTGAGCGGTTAAGTGAATGGAATGTGCTCTCACCAGAAATGAAACGAATTAACAAAGGTTCGAAGAAACCTTCATTTTACTATCAGGTAAACCCGCAAATATTCGATAATTCTATAAATTCGCTATAA
- a CDS encoding antitoxin produces MNSLPMMSASELVRQAGDTTETYLNRAVRAIDERLGDGYASKHPELVAAFMQICVQDFEIAIRFLTNQSGGCND; encoded by the coding sequence ATGAATTCATTACCAATGATGAGCGCCTCAGAACTGGTGCGACAAGCAGGCGATACAACAGAAACATATTTGAATCGCGCTGTGAGAGCTATTGACGAACGGCTTGGCGATGGCTACGCGTCTAAACATCCTGAATTGGTTGCTGCTTTCATGCAAATTTGTGTGCAAGATTTTGAAATAGCAATACGATTTCTTACGAACCAATCGGGAGGTTGCAATGATTGA
- a CDS encoding DNA-binding protein encodes MQTATAINIDELVKKAYPSNQVAHSGVTSTEKSFPPLEEITRPTVTTEEAAYYLNRKPQTMRIWAMNENGLITPLRINGRLAWPVKEIKRVMGV; translated from the coding sequence ATGCAAACAGCAACAGCAATTAATATTGATGAGCTGGTAAAAAAAGCTTATCCCTCTAACCAGGTTGCCCATTCTGGGGTAACGTCAACAGAAAAAAGTTTCCCTCCCCTCGAAGAAATAACCCGTCCTACTGTAACCACAGAAGAAGCAGCCTATTACCTCAACCGTAAACCGCAGACTATGCGGATATGGGCAATGAACGAGAATGGCTTAATCACTCCACTTAGAATTAATGGCCGTCTAGCATGGCCAGTAAAAGAAATTAAGCGCGTCATGGGCGTTTGA
- a CDS encoding HigA family addiction module antitoxin encodes MSRMHNPAHPGEVLREWLPEEMTVTQAAKELQISRVTLSKLLNAKAGITAGMALRLSAWLGTTPDIWLEMQTQWDLWQAKQQPIPNIKPLERLPT; translated from the coding sequence ATGAGCAGAATGCACAATCCAGCCCACCCAGGCGAAGTATTACGCGAATGGCTACCAGAAGAGATGACGGTAACGCAAGCAGCAAAAGAATTGCAAATTTCCCGCGTCACCCTTTCCAAATTGCTGAACGCTAAAGCAGGTATAACGGCTGGTATGGCGCTACGCCTTTCCGCCTGGCTTGGCACAACGCCCGATATTTGGCTAGAAATGCAAACACAGTGGGATTTGTGGCAGGCAAAACAGCAACCTATTCCCAATATCAAACCGCTGGAAAGATTGCCAACATGA
- a CDS encoding tyrosine-type recombinase/integrase: protein MSKIKLTAGRIASFQCPIDKPQAFLWCNEVYGLGVRATPNSERKRYIFQSKVKGQTMRVTIGDVCMWSIPEAQAEARRLQILIDQGHDPRELKAQEEAAKQAEAKAIKLKERRESITVQTVWDEYIEARRPFWSELHYRDHTKVMHPGGKARSRSSELTVPGSLASLANLRLIDLTAQRIEEWAKTEAIKRPTRTRLSVRLLRAFLFWCGKHFVYQEIVTTNPAQNRSIKEITGKPKAKNDVLQREQLPAWFKSVQQIQNPVISVYLQSLLLTGARREELAQLRWEDCDFQWKSLTIRDKVDGQRVIPLTPYVSHLLSQLPRRNQWVFSSPTATSGRLTEPAIAHRKACVIAGVDLTIHGLRRSFATLSEWVEMPAGIAAQIQGHKPSGVREKNYIRRPLDLLRMWHVKIEAWILQEAGIEFTSTKASLRIMNR, encoded by the coding sequence ATGTCAAAAATCAAACTGACAGCAGGAAGGATCGCATCTTTTCAATGCCCAATAGACAAACCACAAGCTTTCCTTTGGTGTAATGAAGTATATGGGTTAGGAGTACGAGCCACTCCCAATTCAGAGCGCAAGCGTTATATCTTTCAATCCAAGGTTAAAGGTCAAACAATGCGTGTGACAATTGGCGATGTTTGCATGTGGAGTATTCCAGAGGCACAAGCTGAAGCACGGCGTCTGCAAATTCTAATCGACCAAGGGCATGACCCAAGAGAATTAAAAGCGCAGGAAGAGGCAGCAAAGCAAGCCGAAGCCAAAGCCATAAAATTGAAAGAGAGGCGCGAATCAATAACGGTACAAACTGTGTGGGATGAATATATTGAAGCAAGAAGGCCATTTTGGTCTGAGCTTCATTATCGTGACCATACTAAAGTCATGCACCCGGGCGGAAAAGCACGGAGCCGTAGTTCTGAATTAACTGTACCTGGTTCGCTTGCTTCGTTAGCAAATCTGAGACTTATTGATCTAACAGCGCAACGAATAGAAGAGTGGGCTAAAACAGAGGCTATTAAGAGGCCAACCCGCACTCGCTTATCAGTGCGGCTATTGAGAGCCTTTCTTTTCTGGTGTGGCAAACATTTTGTCTATCAAGAGATAGTCACAACTAATCCGGCGCAAAATCGGAGTATCAAAGAAATAACAGGCAAGCCAAAAGCAAAAAACGATGTGCTCCAACGTGAGCAACTGCCCGCATGGTTTAAATCAGTTCAGCAAATTCAAAATCCTGTCATTAGCGTATATCTGCAATCCCTTTTATTGACTGGTGCACGTCGTGAAGAGTTAGCGCAGCTTCGATGGGAAGATTGTGACTTTCAATGGAAAAGCTTAACTATTCGGGACAAAGTAGACGGCCAAAGAGTCATACCATTAACGCCTTATGTATCACATCTATTAAGTCAGTTACCGCGTCGTAATCAATGGGTATTTAGCAGCCCTACCGCAACTAGTGGACGGCTAACTGAACCTGCTATAGCGCATAGAAAAGCATGTGTTATAGCAGGCGTGGATTTGACTATCCATGGGCTGCGACGATCATTCGCTACTTTGTCAGAATGGGTGGAAATGCCCGCAGGCATCGCAGCCCAAATTCAAGGACACAAACCAAGTGGAGTAAGGGAGAAGAATTACATACGGCGCCCACTCGATTTACTGAGAATGTGGCATGTCAAAATTGAAGCCTGGATATTGCAAGAGGCCGGAATTGAATTTACATCAACTAAAGCAAGTTTGCGAATAATGAACCGATAG